A region of Saimiri boliviensis isolate mSaiBol1 chromosome 8, mSaiBol1.pri, whole genome shotgun sequence DNA encodes the following proteins:
- the IL17RC gene encoding interleukin-17 receptor C isoform X3, translated as MMHSLPSSGAPPSQVSAEGEESQKRRRCGHHPSPRLLAPKPGVGGRDREGREQPIACREPKRKHSRLEVGRESTPRRGSAQTLQLGPHCLLWRLGKDSSPCHTQTRADWGQGSGVCPPLGGSTGPQACVPPGTWKMPVPWFLLSLALGRSPMVLPLERLVGPQDATHCSPGLSCQLWDNDILCLPGDIVPALGPVLVPTHLQTELVLRCGQETDCDLCVRVAVHLAVHGHWEEPEDEKKFGGAADPGLETPRNASLQAQVVLSFQAYPTARCVLLEVQVPAALVQFGQSVGSVVYDCFEAALGSEVQIWSYTQPRYEKKLNLTQQLPDCRGLEVRNSIRSCWALPWLNVSADGDNARLVLNVSEEQHFSLFLYWKQVQGPPKPWWQKNLTGPQIITLNHTDLVPCLCIQVWPLEPDSFRTNICPFREDPRAHRNLWRAARLRLLTLQSWRLEALCPLPAEAALCWQAPGGEPCQPLVPPLSWENITVNKVLEFPLLEGHPNLCVQQVNSWEKLQLQECLWADSLGPLNDDVLLLETRGPQDNRSLCALEPSGCTSLPSRTSTMAARLGEYLLQDLQSGQCLQLWNDDLGAIWACPMDKYTHKRWALVWLACLLFAAALSLFLLLRKDHEKGWLRLLKQDVRKGAARSRATLLLYSADDSSFERLVGALASALCQLPLRVAVDLWSRRELSAQGPVAWFHSQRRQTLQEGGMVVLLFSPGAVALCSEWLQDGVSAPGAHGPHDAFRASLSCVLPDFLQGRASGRYVAACFDRLLRPDAVPALFRTVPVFSLPSQLPDFLGALQRPSAPRPGRLRERAEQVSRALQPALESYFHPPGTPGPGRWVAPGTGDET; from the exons ATGATGCATTCGCTGCCTTCTTCAGGGGCCCCTCCCAGCCAGGTGTCAGCAGAGGGGGAGGAGAGCCAAAAAAGGAGGAGGTGCGGGCACCACCCTAGTCCAAGGCTGCTGGCTCCCAAGCCTGGTGTTggtgggagggacagagaggggcGGGAACAGCCGATTGCCTGCCGGGAGCCAAAACGAAAGCACTCCAGGCTGGAAGTAGGACGAGAGTCGACTCCCAGGAGAGGGAGTGCGCAAACTCTCCAGCTCGGCCCCCACTGCctcctctggaggctggggaaggatTCCAGCCCCTGCCACACACAGACACGGGCTGACTGGGGTCAGGGGTCAGGTGTCTGCCCCCCTTTGGGGGGCAGCACAGGACCTCAGGCCTGTGTGCCGCCTGGAACCTGGAAGATGCCTGTACCCTGGTTTTTGCTGTCCTTGGCACTGGGCCGAAGCCCCATGGTCCTTCCTCTGGAGAGGCTTGTGGGGCCTCAGGATGCTACTCATTGCTCACCG ggCCTCTCCTGCCAACTCTGGG ACAATGATATACTCTGCCTGCCTGGAGACATCGTGCCTGCTCTGGGCCCCGTGCTGGTGCCTACACACCTGCAGACAGAGCTGGTGCTGAGGTGTGGCCAGGAGACCGACTGTGACCTCTGCGTGCGTGTGGCTGTCCACTTGGCTGTGCATG GTCACTGGGAAGAGCCTGAAGATGAGAAAAAGTTTGGAGGAGCAGCTGACCCAGGGCTTGAGACGCCTAGGAATG CCTCTCTCCAGGCCCAAGTCGTGCTCTCCTTCCAGGCCTACCCTACAGCCCGCTGCGTCCTGCTGGAGGTGCAAGTGCCTGCTGCCCTTGTGCAGTTTGGTCAGTCTGTG GGATCTGTAGTATATGACTGCTTCGAGGCTGCCCTAGGGAGTGAGGTGCAAATCTGGTCCTATACTCAGCCCAGGTATGAGAAGAAACTCAACCTCACACAGCAGCTGCCTG ACTGCAGGGGGCTCGAAGTCCGGAACAGCATCCGGAGCTGCTGGG CCCTGCCCTGGCTCAACGTGTCTGCAGATGGTGACAATGCGCGCCTGGTCCTAAATGTCTCCGAGGAGCAGCACTTCAGCCTCTTCCTGTACTGGAAGCAGGTCCAGGGTCCCCCAAAACCCTGGTGGCAAAAAAACCTG ACTGGACCACAGATCATTACCTTGAACCACACAGATCTGGTTCCCTGTCTCTGTATTCAG GTGTGGCCTCTGGAACCTGACTCCTTTAGGACGAACATCTGCCCCTTCAGGGAGG ACCCACGCGCACACCGGAACCTCTGGCGTGCCGCCCGGCTGCGACTGCTGACTCTGCAGAGCTGGCGACTGGAGGCACTGTGCCCACTGCCCGCTGAAGCGGCACTGTGTTGGCAGGCTCCGGGTGGGGAACCCTGCCAGCCACTGGTCCCGCCGCTTTCCTGGGAGAATATCACTGTGAAC AAGGTTCTCGAGTTCCCATTGCTAGAAGGCCACCCTAACCTCTGTGTTCAG CAGGTGAACAGCTGGGAGAAGCTGCAGCTGCAAGAGTGCTTGTGGGCTG ACTCCCTGGGGCCTCTCAATGATGATGTGCTACTGTTGGAGACAAGAGGCCCCCAGGACAACAGATCCCTCTGTGCCTTGGAACCCAGTGGCTGTACTTCACTGCCCAGCAGAACCTCCACG ATGGCAGCTCGCCTTGGAGAGTACTTGCTACAAGACCTGCAGTCAGGCCAGTGTCTGCAG CTGTGGAATGATGACCTGGGAGCAATATGGGCCTGCCCCATGGACAAAT ACACCCACAAGCGCTGGGCCCTCGTGTGGCTGGCCTGCCTACTCTTTGCCGCTGcgctttccctcttcctcctacTCAGAAAGGACCACGAGAAAG GGTGGCTGAGGCTCTTGAAACAGGACGTCCGCAAGGGGG CCGCCAGAAGCCGCGCGACTCTGCTCCTCTACTCAGCCGATGACTCAAGCTTCGAGCGCCTGGTGGGCGCCCTGGCGTCGGCGCTGTGCCAGCTGCCGCTGCGCGTGGCCGTAGACCTGTGGAGCCGTCGTGAACTCAGCGCGCAGGGGCCCGTGGCCTGGTTCCATTCGCAGCGGCGCCAGACCCTACAGGAGGGCGGCATGGTGGTCCTGCTCTTCTCGCCCGGGGCGGTGGCGCTGTGCAGCGAGTGGCTACAGGATGGAGTGTCTGCGCCCGGGGCGCACGGCCCGCACGACGCCTTCCGCGCCTCGCTCAGCTGCGTGCTGCCTGACTTCTTGCAAGGCCGGGCGTCCGGCCGCTACGTGGCGGCCTGCTTCGACAGGCTGCTCCGCCCGGACGCCGTGCCTGCTCTTTTCCGTACCGTGCCGGTCTTTTCACTGCCCTCCCAGCTACCGGACTTCCTGGGGGCCCTGCAGCGGCCCAGCGCCCCGCGTCCCGGGCGGCTCCGAGAGAGGGCGGAACAAGTGTCCCGGGCCCTTCAACCAGCCCTGGAGAGCTACTTCCATCCTCCGGGGACCCCTGGGCCGGGACGCTGGGTGGCACCTGGGACGGGGGACGAGACTTGA
- the IL17RC gene encoding interleukin-17 receptor C isoform X4, producing MMHSLPSSGAPPSQVSAEGEESQKRRRCGHHPSPRLLAPKPGVGGRDREGREQPIACREPKRKHSRLEVGRESTPRRGSAQTLQLGPHCLLWRLGKDSSPCHTQTRADWGQGSGVCPPLGGSTGPQACVPPGTWKMPVPWFLLSLALGRSPMVLPLERLVGPQDATHCSPGLSCQLWDNDILCLPGDIVPALGPVLVPTHLQTELVLRCGQETDCDLCVRVAVHLAVHGHWEEPEDEKKFGGAADPGLETPRNASLQAQVVLSFQAYPTARCVLLEVQVPAALVQFGQSVGSVVYDCFEAALGSEVQIWSYTQPRYEKKLNLTQQLPDCRGLEVRNSIRSCWALPWLNVSADGDNARLVLNVSEEQHFSLFLYWKQVQGPPKPWWQKNLTGPQIITLNHTDLVPCLCIQVWPLEPDSFRTNICPFREDPRAHRNLWRAARLRLLTLQSWRLEALCPLPAEAALCWQAPGGEPCQPLVPPLSWENITVNKVLEFPLLEGHPNLCVQQVNSWEKLQLQECLWADSLGPLNDDVLLLETRGPQDNRSLCALEPSGCTSLPSRTSTMAARLGEYLLQDLQSGQCLQLWNDDLGAIWACPMDKYTHKRWALVWLACLLFAAALSLFLLLRKDHEKAAARSRATLLLYSADDSSFERLVGALASALCQLPLRVAVDLWSRRELSAQGPVAWFHSQRRQTLQEGGMVVLLFSPGAVALCSEWLQDGVSAPGAHGPHDAFRASLSCVLPDFLQGRASGRYVAACFDRLLRPDAVPALFRTVPVFSLPSQLPDFLGALQRPSAPRPGRLRERAEQVSRALQPALESYFHPPGTPGPGRWVAPGTGDET from the exons ATGATGCATTCGCTGCCTTCTTCAGGGGCCCCTCCCAGCCAGGTGTCAGCAGAGGGGGAGGAGAGCCAAAAAAGGAGGAGGTGCGGGCACCACCCTAGTCCAAGGCTGCTGGCTCCCAAGCCTGGTGTTggtgggagggacagagaggggcGGGAACAGCCGATTGCCTGCCGGGAGCCAAAACGAAAGCACTCCAGGCTGGAAGTAGGACGAGAGTCGACTCCCAGGAGAGGGAGTGCGCAAACTCTCCAGCTCGGCCCCCACTGCctcctctggaggctggggaaggatTCCAGCCCCTGCCACACACAGACACGGGCTGACTGGGGTCAGGGGTCAGGTGTCTGCCCCCCTTTGGGGGGCAGCACAGGACCTCAGGCCTGTGTGCCGCCTGGAACCTGGAAGATGCCTGTACCCTGGTTTTTGCTGTCCTTGGCACTGGGCCGAAGCCCCATGGTCCTTCCTCTGGAGAGGCTTGTGGGGCCTCAGGATGCTACTCATTGCTCACCG ggCCTCTCCTGCCAACTCTGGG ACAATGATATACTCTGCCTGCCTGGAGACATCGTGCCTGCTCTGGGCCCCGTGCTGGTGCCTACACACCTGCAGACAGAGCTGGTGCTGAGGTGTGGCCAGGAGACCGACTGTGACCTCTGCGTGCGTGTGGCTGTCCACTTGGCTGTGCATG GTCACTGGGAAGAGCCTGAAGATGAGAAAAAGTTTGGAGGAGCAGCTGACCCAGGGCTTGAGACGCCTAGGAATG CCTCTCTCCAGGCCCAAGTCGTGCTCTCCTTCCAGGCCTACCCTACAGCCCGCTGCGTCCTGCTGGAGGTGCAAGTGCCTGCTGCCCTTGTGCAGTTTGGTCAGTCTGTG GGATCTGTAGTATATGACTGCTTCGAGGCTGCCCTAGGGAGTGAGGTGCAAATCTGGTCCTATACTCAGCCCAGGTATGAGAAGAAACTCAACCTCACACAGCAGCTGCCTG ACTGCAGGGGGCTCGAAGTCCGGAACAGCATCCGGAGCTGCTGGG CCCTGCCCTGGCTCAACGTGTCTGCAGATGGTGACAATGCGCGCCTGGTCCTAAATGTCTCCGAGGAGCAGCACTTCAGCCTCTTCCTGTACTGGAAGCAGGTCCAGGGTCCCCCAAAACCCTGGTGGCAAAAAAACCTG ACTGGACCACAGATCATTACCTTGAACCACACAGATCTGGTTCCCTGTCTCTGTATTCAG GTGTGGCCTCTGGAACCTGACTCCTTTAGGACGAACATCTGCCCCTTCAGGGAGG ACCCACGCGCACACCGGAACCTCTGGCGTGCCGCCCGGCTGCGACTGCTGACTCTGCAGAGCTGGCGACTGGAGGCACTGTGCCCACTGCCCGCTGAAGCGGCACTGTGTTGGCAGGCTCCGGGTGGGGAACCCTGCCAGCCACTGGTCCCGCCGCTTTCCTGGGAGAATATCACTGTGAAC AAGGTTCTCGAGTTCCCATTGCTAGAAGGCCACCCTAACCTCTGTGTTCAG CAGGTGAACAGCTGGGAGAAGCTGCAGCTGCAAGAGTGCTTGTGGGCTG ACTCCCTGGGGCCTCTCAATGATGATGTGCTACTGTTGGAGACAAGAGGCCCCCAGGACAACAGATCCCTCTGTGCCTTGGAACCCAGTGGCTGTACTTCACTGCCCAGCAGAACCTCCACG ATGGCAGCTCGCCTTGGAGAGTACTTGCTACAAGACCTGCAGTCAGGCCAGTGTCTGCAG CTGTGGAATGATGACCTGGGAGCAATATGGGCCTGCCCCATGGACAAAT ACACCCACAAGCGCTGGGCCCTCGTGTGGCTGGCCTGCCTACTCTTTGCCGCTGcgctttccctcttcctcctacTCAGAAAGGACCACGAGAAAG CAGCCGCCAGAAGCCGCGCGACTCTGCTCCTCTACTCAGCCGATGACTCAAGCTTCGAGCGCCTGGTGGGCGCCCTGGCGTCGGCGCTGTGCCAGCTGCCGCTGCGCGTGGCCGTAGACCTGTGGAGCCGTCGTGAACTCAGCGCGCAGGGGCCCGTGGCCTGGTTCCATTCGCAGCGGCGCCAGACCCTACAGGAGGGCGGCATGGTGGTCCTGCTCTTCTCGCCCGGGGCGGTGGCGCTGTGCAGCGAGTGGCTACAGGATGGAGTGTCTGCGCCCGGGGCGCACGGCCCGCACGACGCCTTCCGCGCCTCGCTCAGCTGCGTGCTGCCTGACTTCTTGCAAGGCCGGGCGTCCGGCCGCTACGTGGCGGCCTGCTTCGACAGGCTGCTCCGCCCGGACGCCGTGCCTGCTCTTTTCCGTACCGTGCCGGTCTTTTCACTGCCCTCCCAGCTACCGGACTTCCTGGGGGCCCTGCAGCGGCCCAGCGCCCCGCGTCCCGGGCGGCTCCGAGAGAGGGCGGAACAAGTGTCCCGGGCCCTTCAACCAGCCCTGGAGAGCTACTTCCATCCTCCGGGGACCCCTGGGCCGGGACGCTGGGTGGCACCTGGGACGGGGGACGAGACTTGA
- the IL17RC gene encoding interleukin-17 receptor C isoform X10, which produces MMHSLPSSGAPPSQVSAEGEESQKRRRCGHHPSPRLLAPKPGVGGRDREGREQPIACREPKRKHSRLEVGRESTPRRGSAQTLQLGPHCLLWRLGKDSSPCHTQTRADWGQGSGVCPPLGGSTGPQACVPPGTWKMPVPWFLLSLALGRSPMVLPLERLVGPQDATHCSPGLSCQLWDNDILCLPGDIVPALGPVLVPTHLQTELVLRCGQETDCDLCVRVAVHLAVHGHWEEPEDEKKFGGAADPGLETPRNASLQAQVVLSFQAYPTARCVLLEVQVPAALVQFGQSVGSVVYDCFEAALGSEVQIWSYTQPRYEKKLNLTQQLPALPWLNVSADGDNARLVLNVSEEQHFSLFLYWKQVQGPPKPWWQKNLTGPQIITLNHTDLVPCLCIQVWPLEPDSFRTNICPFREDPRAHRNLWRAARLRLLTLQSWRLEALCPLPAEAALCWQAPGGEPCQPLVPPLSWENITVNKVLEFPLLEGHPNLCVQVNSWEKLQLQECLWADSLGPLNDDVLLLETRGPQDNRSLCALEPSGCTSLPSRTSTMAARLGEYLLQDLQSGQCLQLWNDDLGAIWACPMDKYTHKRWALVWLACLLFAAALSLFLLLRKDHEKAAARSRATLLLYSADDSSFERLVGALASALCQLPLRVAVDLWSRRELSAQGPVAWFHSQRRQTLQEGGMVVLLFSPGAVALCSEWLQDGVSAPGAHGPHDAFRASLSCVLPDFLQGRASGRYVAACFDRLLRPDAVPALFRTVPVFSLPSQLPDFLGALQRPSAPRPGRLRERAEQVSRALQPALESYFHPPGTPGPGRWVAPGTGDET; this is translated from the exons ATGATGCATTCGCTGCCTTCTTCAGGGGCCCCTCCCAGCCAGGTGTCAGCAGAGGGGGAGGAGAGCCAAAAAAGGAGGAGGTGCGGGCACCACCCTAGTCCAAGGCTGCTGGCTCCCAAGCCTGGTGTTggtgggagggacagagaggggcGGGAACAGCCGATTGCCTGCCGGGAGCCAAAACGAAAGCACTCCAGGCTGGAAGTAGGACGAGAGTCGACTCCCAGGAGAGGGAGTGCGCAAACTCTCCAGCTCGGCCCCCACTGCctcctctggaggctggggaaggatTCCAGCCCCTGCCACACACAGACACGGGCTGACTGGGGTCAGGGGTCAGGTGTCTGCCCCCCTTTGGGGGGCAGCACAGGACCTCAGGCCTGTGTGCCGCCTGGAACCTGGAAGATGCCTGTACCCTGGTTTTTGCTGTCCTTGGCACTGGGCCGAAGCCCCATGGTCCTTCCTCTGGAGAGGCTTGTGGGGCCTCAGGATGCTACTCATTGCTCACCG ggCCTCTCCTGCCAACTCTGGG ACAATGATATACTCTGCCTGCCTGGAGACATCGTGCCTGCTCTGGGCCCCGTGCTGGTGCCTACACACCTGCAGACAGAGCTGGTGCTGAGGTGTGGCCAGGAGACCGACTGTGACCTCTGCGTGCGTGTGGCTGTCCACTTGGCTGTGCATG GTCACTGGGAAGAGCCTGAAGATGAGAAAAAGTTTGGAGGAGCAGCTGACCCAGGGCTTGAGACGCCTAGGAATG CCTCTCTCCAGGCCCAAGTCGTGCTCTCCTTCCAGGCCTACCCTACAGCCCGCTGCGTCCTGCTGGAGGTGCAAGTGCCTGCTGCCCTTGTGCAGTTTGGTCAGTCTGTG GGATCTGTAGTATATGACTGCTTCGAGGCTGCCCTAGGGAGTGAGGTGCAAATCTGGTCCTATACTCAGCCCAGGTATGAGAAGAAACTCAACCTCACACAGCAGCTGCCTG CCCTGCCCTGGCTCAACGTGTCTGCAGATGGTGACAATGCGCGCCTGGTCCTAAATGTCTCCGAGGAGCAGCACTTCAGCCTCTTCCTGTACTGGAAGCAGGTCCAGGGTCCCCCAAAACCCTGGTGGCAAAAAAACCTG ACTGGACCACAGATCATTACCTTGAACCACACAGATCTGGTTCCCTGTCTCTGTATTCAG GTGTGGCCTCTGGAACCTGACTCCTTTAGGACGAACATCTGCCCCTTCAGGGAGG ACCCACGCGCACACCGGAACCTCTGGCGTGCCGCCCGGCTGCGACTGCTGACTCTGCAGAGCTGGCGACTGGAGGCACTGTGCCCACTGCCCGCTGAAGCGGCACTGTGTTGGCAGGCTCCGGGTGGGGAACCCTGCCAGCCACTGGTCCCGCCGCTTTCCTGGGAGAATATCACTGTGAAC AAGGTTCTCGAGTTCCCATTGCTAGAAGGCCACCCTAACCTCTGTGTTCAG GTGAACAGCTGGGAGAAGCTGCAGCTGCAAGAGTGCTTGTGGGCTG ACTCCCTGGGGCCTCTCAATGATGATGTGCTACTGTTGGAGACAAGAGGCCCCCAGGACAACAGATCCCTCTGTGCCTTGGAACCCAGTGGCTGTACTTCACTGCCCAGCAGAACCTCCACG ATGGCAGCTCGCCTTGGAGAGTACTTGCTACAAGACCTGCAGTCAGGCCAGTGTCTGCAG CTGTGGAATGATGACCTGGGAGCAATATGGGCCTGCCCCATGGACAAAT ACACCCACAAGCGCTGGGCCCTCGTGTGGCTGGCCTGCCTACTCTTTGCCGCTGcgctttccctcttcctcctacTCAGAAAGGACCACGAGAAAG CAGCCGCCAGAAGCCGCGCGACTCTGCTCCTCTACTCAGCCGATGACTCAAGCTTCGAGCGCCTGGTGGGCGCCCTGGCGTCGGCGCTGTGCCAGCTGCCGCTGCGCGTGGCCGTAGACCTGTGGAGCCGTCGTGAACTCAGCGCGCAGGGGCCCGTGGCCTGGTTCCATTCGCAGCGGCGCCAGACCCTACAGGAGGGCGGCATGGTGGTCCTGCTCTTCTCGCCCGGGGCGGTGGCGCTGTGCAGCGAGTGGCTACAGGATGGAGTGTCTGCGCCCGGGGCGCACGGCCCGCACGACGCCTTCCGCGCCTCGCTCAGCTGCGTGCTGCCTGACTTCTTGCAAGGCCGGGCGTCCGGCCGCTACGTGGCGGCCTGCTTCGACAGGCTGCTCCGCCCGGACGCCGTGCCTGCTCTTTTCCGTACCGTGCCGGTCTTTTCACTGCCCTCCCAGCTACCGGACTTCCTGGGGGCCCTGCAGCGGCCCAGCGCCCCGCGTCCCGGGCGGCTCCGAGAGAGGGCGGAACAAGTGTCCCGGGCCCTTCAACCAGCCCTGGAGAGCTACTTCCATCCTCCGGGGACCCCTGGGCCGGGACGCTGGGTGGCACCTGGGACGGGGGACGAGACTTGA
- the IL17RC gene encoding interleukin-17 receptor C isoform X8 encodes MMHSLPSSGAPPSQVSAEGEESQKRRRCGHHPSPRLLAPKPGVGGRDREGREQPIACREPKRKHSRLEVGRESTPRRGSAQTLQLGPHCLLWRLGKDSSPCHTQTRADWGQGSGVCPPLGGSTGPQACVPPGTWKMPVPWFLLSLALGRSPMVLPLERLVGPQDATHCSPGLSCQLWDNDILCLPGDIVPALGPVLVPTHLQTELVLRCGQETDCDLCVRVAVHLAVHGHWEEPEDEKKFGGAADPGLETPRNASLQAQVVLSFQAYPTARCVLLEVQVPAALVQFGQSVGSVVYDCFEAALGSEVQIWSYTQPRYEKKLNLTQQLPALPWLNVSADGDNARLVLNVSEEQHFSLFLYWKQVQGPPKPWWQKNLTGPQIITLNHTDLVPCLCIQVWPLEPDSFRTNICPFREDPRAHRNLWRAARLRLLTLQSWRLEALCPLPAEAALCWQAPGGEPCQPLVPPLSWENITVNKVLEFPLLEGHPNLCVQVNSWEKLQLQECLWADSLGPLNDDVLLLETRGPQDNRSLCALEPSGCTSLPSRTSTMAARLGEYLLQDLQSGQCLQLWNDDLGAIWACPMDKYTHKRWALVWLACLLFAAALSLFLLLRKDHEKGWLRLLKQDVRKGAAARSRATLLLYSADDSSFERLVGALASALCQLPLRVAVDLWSRRELSAQGPVAWFHSQRRQTLQEGGMVVLLFSPGAVALCSEWLQDGVSAPGAHGPHDAFRASLSCVLPDFLQGRASGRYVAACFDRLLRPDAVPALFRTVPVFSLPSQLPDFLGALQRPSAPRPGRLRERAEQVSRALQPALESYFHPPGTPGPGRWVAPGTGDET; translated from the exons ATGATGCATTCGCTGCCTTCTTCAGGGGCCCCTCCCAGCCAGGTGTCAGCAGAGGGGGAGGAGAGCCAAAAAAGGAGGAGGTGCGGGCACCACCCTAGTCCAAGGCTGCTGGCTCCCAAGCCTGGTGTTggtgggagggacagagaggggcGGGAACAGCCGATTGCCTGCCGGGAGCCAAAACGAAAGCACTCCAGGCTGGAAGTAGGACGAGAGTCGACTCCCAGGAGAGGGAGTGCGCAAACTCTCCAGCTCGGCCCCCACTGCctcctctggaggctggggaaggatTCCAGCCCCTGCCACACACAGACACGGGCTGACTGGGGTCAGGGGTCAGGTGTCTGCCCCCCTTTGGGGGGCAGCACAGGACCTCAGGCCTGTGTGCCGCCTGGAACCTGGAAGATGCCTGTACCCTGGTTTTTGCTGTCCTTGGCACTGGGCCGAAGCCCCATGGTCCTTCCTCTGGAGAGGCTTGTGGGGCCTCAGGATGCTACTCATTGCTCACCG ggCCTCTCCTGCCAACTCTGGG ACAATGATATACTCTGCCTGCCTGGAGACATCGTGCCTGCTCTGGGCCCCGTGCTGGTGCCTACACACCTGCAGACAGAGCTGGTGCTGAGGTGTGGCCAGGAGACCGACTGTGACCTCTGCGTGCGTGTGGCTGTCCACTTGGCTGTGCATG GTCACTGGGAAGAGCCTGAAGATGAGAAAAAGTTTGGAGGAGCAGCTGACCCAGGGCTTGAGACGCCTAGGAATG CCTCTCTCCAGGCCCAAGTCGTGCTCTCCTTCCAGGCCTACCCTACAGCCCGCTGCGTCCTGCTGGAGGTGCAAGTGCCTGCTGCCCTTGTGCAGTTTGGTCAGTCTGTG GGATCTGTAGTATATGACTGCTTCGAGGCTGCCCTAGGGAGTGAGGTGCAAATCTGGTCCTATACTCAGCCCAGGTATGAGAAGAAACTCAACCTCACACAGCAGCTGCCTG CCCTGCCCTGGCTCAACGTGTCTGCAGATGGTGACAATGCGCGCCTGGTCCTAAATGTCTCCGAGGAGCAGCACTTCAGCCTCTTCCTGTACTGGAAGCAGGTCCAGGGTCCCCCAAAACCCTGGTGGCAAAAAAACCTG ACTGGACCACAGATCATTACCTTGAACCACACAGATCTGGTTCCCTGTCTCTGTATTCAG GTGTGGCCTCTGGAACCTGACTCCTTTAGGACGAACATCTGCCCCTTCAGGGAGG ACCCACGCGCACACCGGAACCTCTGGCGTGCCGCCCGGCTGCGACTGCTGACTCTGCAGAGCTGGCGACTGGAGGCACTGTGCCCACTGCCCGCTGAAGCGGCACTGTGTTGGCAGGCTCCGGGTGGGGAACCCTGCCAGCCACTGGTCCCGCCGCTTTCCTGGGAGAATATCACTGTGAAC AAGGTTCTCGAGTTCCCATTGCTAGAAGGCCACCCTAACCTCTGTGTTCAG GTGAACAGCTGGGAGAAGCTGCAGCTGCAAGAGTGCTTGTGGGCTG ACTCCCTGGGGCCTCTCAATGATGATGTGCTACTGTTGGAGACAAGAGGCCCCCAGGACAACAGATCCCTCTGTGCCTTGGAACCCAGTGGCTGTACTTCACTGCCCAGCAGAACCTCCACG ATGGCAGCTCGCCTTGGAGAGTACTTGCTACAAGACCTGCAGTCAGGCCAGTGTCTGCAG CTGTGGAATGATGACCTGGGAGCAATATGGGCCTGCCCCATGGACAAAT ACACCCACAAGCGCTGGGCCCTCGTGTGGCTGGCCTGCCTACTCTTTGCCGCTGcgctttccctcttcctcctacTCAGAAAGGACCACGAGAAAG GGTGGCTGAGGCTCTTGAAACAGGACGTCCGCAAGGGGG CAGCCGCCAGAAGCCGCGCGACTCTGCTCCTCTACTCAGCCGATGACTCAAGCTTCGAGCGCCTGGTGGGCGCCCTGGCGTCGGCGCTGTGCCAGCTGCCGCTGCGCGTGGCCGTAGACCTGTGGAGCCGTCGTGAACTCAGCGCGCAGGGGCCCGTGGCCTGGTTCCATTCGCAGCGGCGCCAGACCCTACAGGAGGGCGGCATGGTGGTCCTGCTCTTCTCGCCCGGGGCGGTGGCGCTGTGCAGCGAGTGGCTACAGGATGGAGTGTCTGCGCCCGGGGCGCACGGCCCGCACGACGCCTTCCGCGCCTCGCTCAGCTGCGTGCTGCCTGACTTCTTGCAAGGCCGGGCGTCCGGCCGCTACGTGGCGGCCTGCTTCGACAGGCTGCTCCGCCCGGACGCCGTGCCTGCTCTTTTCCGTACCGTGCCGGTCTTTTCACTGCCCTCCCAGCTACCGGACTTCCTGGGGGCCCTGCAGCGGCCCAGCGCCCCGCGTCCCGGGCGGCTCCGAGAGAGGGCGGAACAAGTGTCCCGGGCCCTTCAACCAGCCCTGGAGAGCTACTTCCATCCTCCGGGGACCCCTGGGCCGGGACGCTGGGTGGCACCTGGGACGGGGGACGAGACTTGA